In a single window of the Chondrocystis sp. NIES-4102 genome:
- a CDS encoding amino acid adenylation domain-containing protein, which yields MKDVETSRLAISHGDSLQLPEGIAQNLTEILLKTAEQNSTEGISYIQFDGSKNFQSYLELRETATKILTGLKQLGLKPKDQIILQLDQNQDFLTAFWACILGGFVPVPLAIAPIYEPDNSAAKKLHTAWRILDQPLVLTNEKLAAPIINLAAQLKIENLKLATLNQLPSSTSTTDYHLAKPDDVALMLLTSGSTGTHKTVKLSHQNIINSIAATSQMAGFTSQDISLNWLPLDHPGPLIRCVIRMVYLGCKQIHAPTAMVLQEPLQWLDWLERYRVTTTWAPNFAFALLNDRAEEIKKRHWNLTSLKSFLNTAEPIVPQTAIKLWELLNPHGLSKTAMHSSWGMAETSSGVTHSEQYLSDLAIAENNSFAELGLPVPGISLRIVDEQDQIVTESTTGYLQVKGATVTSGYEQNLEANQEAFTADGWFKTGDLGFLAQGRLTITGRIKDVVIINGSNYYSHEIEGVVEEIAGVEVSYTAACGIRQPHSNTDRLAIFFHTTISEDVALLELLKKIQQQIVRKIGINPSYLIPVEPEAIPKTSIGKIQRSQLKQSFEAGEFEAIVQRIETLLGAARSKTVERVAPRTELEQQLAYIWQKVLNVPEIGIHDDFFELGGHSILVFQIVSRLREELKIELPILDLFQAPTIGQLSKLIERNLQKTTDTPLTTIPARGEAQAPLSYMQQGLWFLDQLEGQNATYNQRQIIRLTGSLNRDCLQKAIAATIERHQALRTRFITVEGIGQQEIVPAPAVAIELKLIDLREFAPDERDLRVIQLAKEEAQLSFDLTQAPLIRAKLLYLEDNSHVLLLTVHHIVADGWSMNMLVDELWTFYRALMAQTKAELKPLPIQYADFALWQREHFNDVTLVPQIEYWQNQLAGIPPTLELPLDRPRSAKQTFDGNSHSFQFSQELTNQLQTLSQRSGTTLYMTVLAAFGVLMHRYSRQEDIVIGSPIANRNYQEVESLIGFFVNTLALRLNLANQPSFAALLQQVRQVTLDAYAHQDLPFSKVVEQLELDRNVSHHPVFQVMFTWQNVPDYDEELEDLSVKLLKVANVAAKFDLDVSLVKSESGLQGTFTYNTDLFDAATIERMTAHFQTLLEGIVDNPQQTIDQLPLLTTDERQQLLVKWNDTATEYPQKCIHQLFESQVERTPDAVAVEFEGQQLTYRELNQRSNQLAHHLQKLGVQPDVLVGICIERSLEMVVALLGVLKAGGAYVPLDPAYPTERISLILQDAQVRVLVTQKSLASRLPESTATVVCLDGDRETIANDQVAISVEVKPDNLAYVIYTSGSTGKPKGVLVSHKNAVNLLSSIKQKPGLTADDVFLAITTISFDISVLEIFTPLIVGAQLVVVSREVAVDRTKLKQAIERYGTTFMQATPVTWQLLAAEQSSFKNKLKIISGGEALPQDLAQKLLSMGVELWNFYGPTETTIWSTGCQVQTGDQAITIGHPIANTQIYILDPNLQPVPIGVLGELHIAGAGVARGYLNRPELTEQKFIPNPFSAVPESKLYKTGDLARFLPNGQIECLGRIDYQVKVRGFRIELGEIEQTMTNCPGVKQAIAIVREDRGINKTLVGYFVRDLENGQVAHHQISVLRKFLQARLPNYMIPTQFMVLDALPLTPNGKVDRRALPAPDASNLQLDTEFVPPSNPTEEILATIWADVLGVDQVGINDDFFKLGGHSLLATQVISRIRQAFNLEIPLQSLFENPTIITLAQTIAQHQNQAAELSKYQIISLREKRDSVPLSFAQQRLWFLAQLEPNNPFYTIPWSVRLSGDLNITVLQQALDAIVAHHEVLHTNYISENGNPIQVITAPKLVELPIIELQQYEQAEQETQIQKLLQQESQQPFDLSSDMMLRGCLLKLAPQEHILLLVMHHIAADGWSMGILSKQLTQLYQAFLDGQPNPLEKLPIQYADYAVWQREWLSGEILDQQLSYWQQQLAGAKPLLELPTDRPRPAVQTYRGASQSFILSQGLRDGLKHLCRQEGVTLYMTLLAAFQILLYRYSRQNDVVVGSPIAGRNRVEIEGLIGCFVNTLVLRTDLSGNPSFQELLGGVRSITLDAYAHQDLPFEKLVEELNPERSLSYSPLFQVMFVLQNAPGRSKQLLGLKENPLELQAETSKFDLLLSVTEKDGILAGSWNYNTDLFDAATIERMTAHFQTLLEGIIDNPQQTIDQLPLLTTDEKHQLLVKWNDTATEYPQKCIHQLFESQVERTPDAVAVEFEGQQLTYRELNQRANQLAHHLQKLGVQPDVLVGICIERSIEMLVGLLGILKAGGAYVPLDSKYPKERLNLMLSDSQVYVLLTQKHLIHQLPELGIKQVVLDLDWENIKHNSQDNLVTTTTPENIAYVIYTSGSTGKPKGTIIPHKGINRLVLNTDYVQINSTDVIAQVSNCSFDAATFEIWGALLNGACLVIISQDIVLSPQKFATSIQEQGLTVMFLTTALFNQITKEVPTAFQTMRYVLFGGEAADPRSAEKVLLHGAPENLLNVYGPTENTTFSTWYRVEDISEGAVTIPIGRAIANTNVYILDTYLQLLPIGVPGELYLGGDGLAEGYLNRLELTAEKFIPNPFSDDPQARLYKTGDLACYLPDGNIKFLGRQDYQVKIRGFRIELGEIESVLAQHPGIREKVVIVREDIPGDKRLVAYVVPQQEQLNSSDLRSFVQERLPNYMVPNAFVFLDTLPLTPNGKIDRHVLPAADASNIQLDSEFVPPSNRTEEILATIWANVLGIDQVGIHDNFFELGGHSLLALRLFAKIEQVFGRVFPLATLFEAPTVKDLSNIIDQKQSLAAGSCLVPIQPKGSKLPLFLLHAKGTSVLVYRNLANYLGTERPVYGIQPQGLNGEAEILTTVEEMAAYYIQEIKKIQPIGPYLLGGYSFGGQLAFEMSRQLNQQGEKVDKLILLDSNAPTSSKRLPFSQRIIIHFNNLLERKHNYVIERVLDWKRWLQDDLEYNFQKLSVKVFQYFDLPLSLRLHNIFIEARNDTARKNHQLKFYPGKVILMRTKDSFGGVGRERDEYLGWKNLVGQEIDIYPVPGHHFSMLEEPNVEHLAEVLKNCLNKNICKGDTREVKAILETD from the coding sequence ATGAAAGATGTTGAGACAAGTAGGCTAGCTATTTCCCATGGGGACTCATTACAGTTGCCAGAAGGTATCGCCCAAAATCTAACTGAAATCTTATTAAAAACTGCGGAACAAAATTCTACGGAAGGAATAAGCTATATTCAGTTTGATGGAAGCAAAAATTTCCAAAGTTATTTAGAGTTAAGAGAAACAGCCACCAAAATCCTCACAGGATTGAAACAGCTTGGGCTAAAACCAAAAGATCAAATAATTCTGCAACTAGATCAAAATCAAGATTTTCTTACGGCTTTTTGGGCGTGTATTTTAGGAGGTTTCGTTCCAGTCCCCCTTGCCATAGCACCCATTTATGAGCCTGATAACAGTGCTGCAAAAAAACTACACACTGCTTGGCGAATTTTAGATCAACCTTTAGTACTGACTAATGAAAAACTAGCTGCCCCCATTATAAATTTAGCCGCTCAACTCAAGATCGAAAATTTAAAATTAGCAACCTTGAATCAGTTGCCTTCGTCTACATCAACAACTGATTATCATTTAGCCAAGCCTGACGATGTAGCATTGATGCTGCTAACATCTGGTAGTACTGGTACACATAAAACCGTCAAGTTAAGCCATCAAAATATCATCAACAGCATCGCTGCCACATCTCAAATGGCAGGGTTTACCAGTCAAGATATCTCGTTAAATTGGCTTCCTTTAGACCATCCTGGTCCCTTGATTCGATGTGTCATCAGAATGGTCTATTTAGGTTGCAAGCAAATTCACGCTCCTACGGCAATGGTTTTACAAGAGCCTTTGCAATGGCTGGATTGGCTGGAACGCTATCGAGTCACCACTACCTGGGCACCAAATTTTGCTTTCGCTTTACTCAATGACCGCGCCGAGGAAATAAAAAAGCGGCATTGGAATTTAACTTCCCTCAAATCTTTTCTCAATACAGCTGAACCAATCGTACCCCAGACAGCAATTAAATTATGGGAATTACTTAATCCTCATGGACTGAGCAAGACTGCAATGCATTCTTCTTGGGGAATGGCAGAGACTTCATCAGGAGTGACTCATTCAGAGCAGTATTTGTCCGACTTGGCAATAGCTGAAAATAATTCTTTTGCCGAATTGGGTTTGCCAGTGCCTGGTATTAGCCTACGCATAGTTGACGAACAAGATCAAATAGTTACAGAATCAACTACTGGTTATCTGCAAGTTAAAGGAGCTACAGTTACCTCTGGTTATGAGCAAAACTTAGAGGCTAATCAAGAAGCTTTTACTGCCGATGGTTGGTTTAAAACTGGAGACTTAGGTTTTTTAGCTCAAGGACGTTTGACGATTACTGGTAGAATTAAAGATGTAGTTATTATCAATGGTAGTAATTATTACAGTCACGAAATTGAAGGTGTCGTGGAAGAAATTGCGGGTGTCGAGGTCTCTTACACTGCTGCCTGTGGAATCCGACAACCACATAGTAACACCGATCGCTTAGCGATCTTTTTCCATACGACTATCTCTGAGGATGTAGCTTTATTAGAATTACTCAAAAAAATTCAGCAACAGATCGTTCGTAAGATTGGTATCAATCCCTCTTATTTAATTCCTGTCGAGCCAGAAGCAATTCCCAAAACTTCGATTGGCAAAATTCAGCGATCGCAACTGAAACAAAGTTTTGAAGCGGGTGAATTTGAGGCAATTGTCCAAAGAATAGAAACTTTGCTAGGTGCTGCCAGAAGCAAAACCGTCGAGAGAGTGGCACCGCGAACTGAGTTAGAACAACAATTAGCTTATATATGGCAGAAAGTGTTAAATGTGCCAGAAATTGGCATTCATGATGACTTTTTTGAGTTGGGGGGACATTCCATACTGGTGTTCCAGATTGTCTCTCGCCTAAGAGAAGAGCTAAAGATCGAATTACCAATTCTAGATCTTTTTCAAGCCCCCACAATAGGTCAATTAAGTAAGTTGATTGAGCGCAATCTTCAAAAAACCACCGATACACCATTAACTACAATTCCTGCTAGGGGAGAAGCACAAGCACCTCTTTCCTATATGCAACAAGGATTATGGTTTTTAGATCAACTTGAAGGGCAAAATGCCACCTATAATCAGAGGCAGATTATACGCCTGACAGGTAGTTTAAACCGTGACTGTTTACAAAAAGCGATCGCAGCGACTATAGAACGCCATCAAGCTCTTCGCACCAGGTTTATTACAGTTGAGGGGATTGGGCAACAAGAAATTGTACCCGCACCCGCAGTAGCGATCGAGCTTAAGCTCATTGATCTCAGGGAATTTGCTCCAGATGAACGCGACTTGCGCGTTATTCAGTTAGCAAAAGAAGAAGCGCAACTATCTTTTGATCTGACTCAAGCTCCTCTAATTCGAGCTAAATTGCTTTATTTAGAAGACAACAGCCACGTACTTCTGTTAACAGTTCATCACATTGTCGCCGATGGCTGGTCGATGAATATGCTCGTTGACGAACTTTGGACGTTCTATCGAGCTTTGATGGCTCAAACCAAAGCAGAATTAAAACCTTTACCAATTCAATATGCCGATTTTGCCCTTTGGCAACGGGAGCATTTTAATGATGTGACTTTAGTTCCCCAAATAGAATATTGGCAAAATCAGTTGGCAGGAATTCCTCCCACTTTAGAACTTCCCCTAGACCGTCCCCGTTCAGCCAAACAAACCTTTGACGGTAATAGTCACTCGTTCCAATTTTCTCAAGAGTTGACCAACCAACTGCAAACTCTCTCTCAGCGATCAGGTACAACTTTGTACATGACCGTATTGGCAGCATTTGGGGTGTTGATGCACCGCTATAGTCGTCAGGAAGATATTGTCATTGGTTCTCCCATTGCTAATCGTAATTACCAAGAAGTTGAATCTTTAATTGGCTTCTTTGTCAATACCCTAGCTTTGCGCCTTAATTTAGCTAACCAACCCAGTTTTGCGGCTTTACTACAGCAAGTTCGACAAGTCACATTAGATGCCTACGCCCATCAAGATCTACCCTTTAGTAAAGTAGTCGAACAGCTAGAGCTAGACAGAAATGTAAGTCACCATCCCGTATTTCAAGTGATGTTTACCTGGCAAAACGTCCCCGATTACGATGAAGAGTTAGAAGATTTGTCAGTCAAACTGCTCAAGGTGGCAAACGTAGCTGCAAAATTTGACTTAGATGTGTCGCTCGTCAAGTCAGAATCTGGGCTACAGGGTACTTTTACTTACAACACGGATTTATTTGATGCTGCCACGATTGAACGGATGACGGCACATTTCCAGACTTTGCTCGAAGGCATTGTCGACAATCCCCAACAAACCATTGACCAATTACCCCTGCTGACAACAGATGAGAGACAGCAATTGTTGGTCAAATGGAATGATACTGCCACAGAGTATCCTCAAAAATGTATTCATCAGTTATTTGAGTCGCAGGTAGAGCGTACACCAGATGCAGTAGCGGTAGAGTTTGAAGGACAGCAACTCACCTACCGAGAACTAAATCAGCGATCAAACCAACTAGCCCATCACTTGCAGAAATTGGGTGTCCAACCAGATGTGCTGGTGGGTATTTGTATCGAACGTTCTCTAGAAATGGTTGTAGCTCTGTTGGGCGTTCTCAAGGCTGGTGGTGCTTACGTTCCTCTCGATCCAGCTTATCCGACCGAGAGAATTTCCTTGATTCTGCAAGATGCACAAGTCAGAGTTTTGGTTACGCAAAAATCTTTAGCATCCCGACTGCCAGAGTCTACTGCAACAGTTGTTTGCCTAGATGGCGATCGCGAAACTATTGCTAATGACCAAGTAGCTATTTCTGTTGAGGTTAAACCCGATAATTTAGCTTACGTTATTTATACTTCTGGTTCCACAGGCAAACCCAAAGGAGTTTTAGTTTCTCACAAAAATGCAGTTAATCTTTTAAGCAGCATTAAACAAAAACCAGGTTTGACAGCAGATGATGTATTCTTGGCAATTACTACTATTTCGTTTGATATTTCTGTACTAGAAATTTTTACTCCTTTAATTGTGGGAGCGCAGTTAGTAGTGGTTAGCAGAGAAGTTGCTGTTGATCGCACAAAGCTTAAACAGGCGATTGAGCGCTATGGAACTACCTTTATGCAAGCAACGCCCGTCACTTGGCAATTATTAGCTGCGGAGCAAAGTTCTTTTAAAAACAAGCTAAAAATAATTTCTGGAGGCGAGGCTTTACCTCAAGATTTAGCCCAAAAGCTGCTATCAATGGGTGTCGAACTGTGGAATTTTTATGGCCCTACAGAAACTACTATATGGTCAACTGGTTGTCAAGTGCAAACAGGCGATCAAGCAATAACTATCGGACATCCAATTGCCAATACTCAAATATACATCTTAGATCCAAATTTACAGCCCGTTCCGATTGGCGTGTTAGGGGAACTACATATAGCTGGAGCAGGGGTAGCACGGGGATATCTCAATCGCCCCGAACTTACTGAGCAAAAATTCATCCCGAATCCTTTCAGTGCAGTACCCGAAAGCAAATTGTATAAAACTGGCGACTTAGCCAGATTCTTACCCAATGGTCAGATTGAATGCTTGGGACGGATTGACTACCAAGTGAAAGTTCGAGGCTTTCGCATTGAACTTGGCGAAATTGAACAGACAATGACCAACTGTCCTGGAGTCAAACAAGCGATAGCGATTGTCCGAGAAGATAGAGGGATCAACAAAACTTTAGTTGGTTACTTTGTTCGAGATCTAGAAAATGGTCAGGTTGCTCACCATCAAATATCAGTATTACGCAAATTTCTCCAAGCAAGATTGCCAAACTACATGATACCGACGCAATTTATGGTTTTGGATGCCCTGCCATTAACCCCGAACGGCAAAGTAGACCGTCGCGCTTTACCTGCACCAGATGCCTCTAATCTTCAATTAGATACTGAATTTGTTCCACCCAGTAATCCTACAGAAGAGATCTTAGCCACTATCTGGGCTGATGTTCTGGGTGTCGATCAAGTTGGTATTAACGACGATTTCTTTAAGTTAGGTGGACATTCCCTACTGGCAACTCAAGTAATTTCACGGATACGACAAGCCTTCAACTTAGAAATACCATTGCAATCGCTGTTTGAAAACCCGACAATTATCACATTAGCTCAAACAATTGCTCAGCATCAGAACCAAGCAGCTGAATTATCCAAATACCAAATAATATCTCTTAGGGAAAAACGCGACAGTGTCCCATTGTCCTTTGCCCAGCAAAGATTGTGGTTTTTAGCCCAACTAGAACCTAATAATCCCTTCTACACCATACCCTGGTCAGTAAGATTAAGTGGCGACCTCAACATTACAGTACTACAGCAAGCACTAGATGCCATAGTTGCTCACCACGAGGTACTCCACACCAATTATATTTCCGAAAACGGCAACCCCATACAAGTCATTACTGCACCTAAATTAGTAGAACTGCCTATTATTGAACTACAGCAGTATGAGCAAGCAGAACAGGAAACCCAGATACAAAAACTACTGCAACAAGAAAGTCAACAACCATTCGATCTATCATCAGACATGATGCTACGGGGTTGTTTGCTAAAATTAGCACCACAGGAGCATATCTTGTTGTTAGTCATGCATCATATTGCTGCCGATGGTTGGTCAATGGGCATCCTCTCGAAGCAATTAACACAACTTTATCAAGCTTTCTTAGATGGTCAACCCAATCCATTAGAAAAACTGCCCATTCAATACGCTGACTATGCGGTTTGGCAGAGAGAATGGCTGTCAGGTGAAATATTAGACCAGCAACTGAGCTATTGGCAACAGCAACTAGCAGGTGCAAAACCACTACTAGAATTACCTACAGACCGTCCCCGTCCAGCAGTTCAAACTTATCGTGGTGCAAGCCAATCTTTCATCCTCTCCCAAGGCTTGAGGGATGGACTAAAACATCTTTGTCGTCAGGAAGGGGTCACTCTTTATATGACCTTGTTAGCAGCTTTTCAAATCCTACTATATCGCTACAGCAGACAAAATGATGTTGTGGTAGGCTCTCCCATTGCAGGGCGTAATCGGGTTGAGATAGAAGGTTTAATTGGCTGTTTTGTTAATACTTTAGTGCTACGCACGGATTTATCGGGGAATCCCAGTTTTCAGGAATTACTAGGAGGAGTGCGTTCAATCACACTAGATGCCTATGCTCATCAAGATTTGCCCTTCGAGAAACTAGTTGAGGAACTAAACCCAGAACGATCCTTGAGTTATAGTCCCTTGTTCCAAGTAATGTTTGTGTTACAGAATGCTCCAGGACGCTCGAAACAACTGCTAGGCTTAAAGGAAAATCCCTTAGAATTGCAAGCAGAAACGTCGAAATTTGACTTACTTCTGTCAGTTACCGAGAAGGACGGGATACTCGCAGGATCATGGAACTACAACACGGATTTATTTGATGCTGCCACGATTGAACGGATGACGGCACATTTCCAGACTTTGCTCGAAGGCATTATCGACAATCCCCAACAAACCATTGACCAATTACCCCTGCTGACAACAGATGAGAAACACCAATTGTTGGTCAAATGGAATGATACTGCCACAGAGTATCCTCAAAAATGTATTCATCAGTTATTTGAGTCGCAGGTAGAGCGTACACCAGATGCAGTAGCGGTAGAGTTTGAAGGACAGCAACTCACCTACCGAGAACTAAATCAGCGAGCCAACCAACTAGCCCATCACTTGCAGAAATTGGGTGTCCAACCAGATGTGCTGGTGGGTATTTGTATCGAACGTTCTATTGAAATGCTAGTGGGACTATTAGGAATTCTCAAGGCAGGTGGTGCTTATGTGCCTTTAGATTCTAAGTATCCTAAAGAACGCCTAAATCTGATGTTGTCAGACTCCCAAGTATACGTGCTGTTGACACAAAAACACCTGATCCATCAACTACCCGAACTTGGGATCAAACAAGTTGTTCTGGATTTAGATTGGGAAAATATTAAACATAATAGCCAAGATAACCTGGTAACAACTACTACTCCAGAAAATATTGCTTATGTGATCTATACATCAGGCTCTACGGGCAAACCCAAGGGGACAATCATTCCTCACAAAGGTATCAATCGTTTAGTGCTTAACACTGACTACGTACAAATCAATTCTACTGATGTCATTGCTCAAGTATCTAATTGCTCCTTCGATGCTGCCACCTTTGAAATTTGGGGGGCATTACTAAATGGAGCCTGCCTAGTGATAATTAGTCAGGATATTGTTCTTTCGCCTCAAAAATTTGCTACCTCTATCCAAGAGCAGGGTTTGACAGTCATGTTTTTGACCACAGCACTTTTTAACCAAATTACCAAGGAAGTGCCTACAGCTTTCCAGACTATGCGATACGTACTGTTTGGCGGTGAAGCTGCTGACCCCCGTTCTGCGGAGAAAGTATTACTACATGGTGCACCAGAAAATTTACTGAATGTATACGGACCTACGGAAAATACCACTTTTTCTACCTGGTATCGGGTAGAAGATATATCAGAAGGGGCAGTAACAATTCCCATCGGCAGAGCGATCGCTAACACTAATGTTTATATTTTAGATACATATCTACAACTCTTGCCAATCGGGGTTCCTGGAGAACTATATCTTGGTGGCGATGGTTTAGCCGAAGGTTATCTCAACCGTCTGGAACTCACGGCTGAGAAATTTATACCCAATCCTTTTAGTGATGACCCTCAAGCCCGCCTCTACAAGACGGGAGATTTAGCTTGCTATCTTCCTGATGGCAACATTAAATTTCTCGGTCGTCAAGATTACCAAGTGAAAATACGCGGTTTTCGGATTGAGCTTGGCGAAATAGAATCTGTACTTGCCCAACACCCCGGTATTCGGGAAAAAGTCGTCATTGTCAGAGAAGATATTCCTGGTGATAAACGCCTTGTTGCCTATGTTGTTCCCCAACAAGAACAATTGAACAGTAGTGATTTGCGCTCTTTTGTGCAAGAACGCCTACCCAATTACATGGTGCCTAATGCCTTTGTGTTCTTGGACACTTTGCCTCTGACTCCCAATGGCAAAATCGACCGTCATGTCCTACCTGCAGCAGATGCCTCCAATATTCAATTAGATTCTGAATTTGTTCCACCTAGTAATCGTACGGAAGAGATATTAGCAACTATCTGGGCTAATGTTCTGGGTATCGACCAAGTAGGTATTCACGACAATTTCTTTGAGTTGGGTGGGCACTCTTTATTAGCATTGCGCCTATTTGCCAAAATCGAGCAAGTATTTGGTAGAGTTTTTCCCCTAGCCACTCTTTTTGAAGCTCCTACTGTTAAAGATTTATCTAATATTATTGACCAAAAACAATCTTTAGCTGCTGGATCTTGTTTAGTTCCCATTCAACCTAAAGGTTCTAAACTACCTTTGTTCTTATTGCACGCTAAAGGAACTAGCGTATTAGTCTATCGTAATTTAGCTAACTACCTTGGAACGGAGCGACCTGTTTATGGGATACAACCACAAGGATTAAACGGAGAAGCAGAAATACTGACTACAGTTGAAGAGATGGCAGCTTATTATATTCAGGAGATAAAAAAAATTCAGCCCATTGGTCCTTACTTGTTGGGAGGTTATTCTTTCGGCGGTCAATTAGCTTTTGAAATGTCACGACAACTCAATCAACAAGGAGAAAAAGTAGACAAGTTAATATTGCTTGATTCTAACGCACCAACTTCCAGCAAACGATTACCATTCTCCCAACGAATTATAATTCATTTTAATAATCTATTGGAAAGAAAACATAACTACGTTATAGAAAGAGTTCTAGATTGGAAAAGATGGCTTCAAGACGATTTAGAATACAATTTCCAGAAGCTATCTGTTAAAGTGTTCCAATATTTCGATCTTCCTTTATCTCTAAGACTGCATAACATATTCATCGAAGCTAGAAACGACACAGCAAGAAAAAATCACCAGCTCAAGTTTTATCCAGGTAAGGTTATTCTGATGCGAACAAAGGACTCCTTTGGTGGAGTTGGTCGTGAAAGAGATGAATATTTAGGTTGGAAAAATTTAGTCGGACAAGAGATAGATATTTATCCTGTTCCTGGTCATCACTTTTCCATGCTTGAAGAACCTAATGTAGAGCACTTAGCAGAAGTGCTTAAAAATTGTCTTAACAAAAATATCTGTAAGGGCGACACAAGAGAGGTAAAAGCGATCTTGGAAACAGATTGA
- a CDS encoding light-independent protochlorophyllide reductase subunit N, which yields MTVAQEPSALNFECETGNYHTFCPISCVAWLYQKIEDSFFLVIGTKTCGYFLQNAMGVMIFAEPRYAMAELEEGDISAQLNDYEELKRLCLQIKRDRNPSVIVWIGTCTTEIIKMDLEGLAPRLEAEIGIPIVTARANGLDYAFTQGEDTVLAAMAHKCPTQAPKLEAEKEERNAISKLMNFGRKKEEVKQAESEYKDHPPLVLFGSLPDPVVTNLTLELKKQGVKVSGWLPSKRFTELPVIEEGYYTAGVNPFLSRTATTLMRRRKTKLIGAPFPIGPDGTRAWIEKICSVFNIEPQGLEEREAKIWESLEDYIQLIRGKSVFFMGDNLLEVSLARFLIRCGMTCQEIGIPYMDKRYQKAELDLLEKTCKDMGVPVPTIVEKPDNYNQIQRIYAQKPDLVITGMAHANPLEARGINTKWSVEFTFAQIHGFTNARDILELATRPMRRNNNLKELGWEKLVKEEAKI from the coding sequence ATGACCGTTGCACAAGAACCTTCAGCACTAAATTTTGAGTGTGAAACTGGGAATTATCATACCTTCTGTCCTATAAGTTGTGTAGCTTGGCTATATCAAAAAATAGAAGATAGTTTCTTCTTAGTTATTGGTACAAAAACCTGTGGATACTTCCTACAAAATGCGATGGGAGTAATGATTTTTGCCGAACCCCGTTACGCGATGGCAGAACTAGAAGAAGGAGATATATCTGCACAACTAAATGATTATGAAGAACTAAAAAGATTGTGTTTACAAATAAAGCGCGATCGCAATCCTTCTGTTATCGTTTGGATTGGTACTTGTACCACCGAAATTATTAAAATGGACTTGGAAGGTCTAGCACCAAGATTAGAAGCAGAAATTGGTATTCCTATTGTAACCGCCCGTGCTAACGGTCTAGATTATGCCTTTACTCAAGGTGAAGATACCGTACTCGCTGCAATGGCGCATAAGTGTCCTACCCAAGCACCCAAACTAGAGGCGGAAAAAGAAGAACGTAATGCCATCTCTAAATTAATGAACTTCGGACGTAAAAAAGAAGAAGTTAAACAAGCAGAGTCTGAATATAAAGATCATCCTCCCCTAGTATTATTTGGTTCATTACCAGATCCTGTAGTAACTAACCTAACTCTAGAACTTAAAAAACAAGGTGTTAAAGTATCAGGTTGGCTACCTTCCAAACGCTTCACAGAATTACCCGTAATTGAAGAAGGCTACTACACCGCAGGAGTAAATCCTTTCTTATCTCGCACCGCCACTACTTTAATGCGTCGCCGTAAAACTAAATTAATTGGCGCACCCTTCCCCATTGGACCCGATGGTACTCGTGCTTGGATCGAGAAAATTTGTTCCGTCTTTAATATTGAACCCCAAGGACTAGAAGAAAGAGAAGCTAAAATTTGGGAAAGCCTCGAAGACTATATACAATTAATTCGTGGTAAATCTGTTTTCTTTATGGGTGATAACCTTTTAGAGGTTTCCTTAGCCCGCTTCCTCATCCGTTGTGGCATGACTTGTCAAGAAATCGGTATTCCTTATATGGATAAACGCTATCAAAAAGCGGAATTAGATTTACTTGAAAAAACCTGTAAAGATATGGGTGTACCTGTCCCCACTATCGTCGAAAAACCCGACAATTATAATCAAATTCAACGCATCTACGCTCAAAAACCAGATCTTGTGATAACTGGTATGGCACACGCCAACCCCTTAGAAGCTAGAGGAATTAATACCAAGTGGTCAGTAGAGTTTACCTTTGCCCAAATTCACGGCTTTACTAATGCACGGGATATTTTAGAATTGGCTACTCGCCCCATGCGTCGCAATAATAATCTTAAAGAGTTAGGCTGGGAGAAATTAGTAAAAGAAGAAGCTAAAATTTAA